From Pseudomonas fluorescens, one genomic window encodes:
- a CDS encoding iron-containing alcohol dehydrogenase, whose amino-acid sequence MSNFTFETTPRVICEIDGALRLGALCRELGATRVLLVSDPGLQRAGLLDAPLQALRDAGVDVTLYSDVQADPPQDSVLDAVAAGRNCQAQAVIGLGGGSSLDTAKLVALLCGHEQVLSDIYGINLAKGPRLPLIQVPTTAGTGSEVTAVAIVTTPSHEKKGVVSPLLYPDIALLDARLTVGLPPAVSAMTGVDAMVHAIEAYTSQHKKNVLSDGLAVQALRLLGGNLDRVLAQPDDLEARSAMLLGSMLAGMAFANAPVAAVHALAYPLGGHFHVPHGLSNALVLVPVLNFNRSAAQALYAELAASVLPGQRFDDPAQACEAFIGFMTALVQRMPFAQRLAEVGVSEADLDRLSDDAMKVERLLINNPRPVSREDARAIYASVL is encoded by the coding sequence ATGTCGAACTTTACTTTTGAAACCACCCCACGGGTGATCTGCGAAATCGACGGCGCCTTGCGCCTTGGCGCGCTGTGCCGTGAACTCGGCGCCACCCGAGTGCTGCTGGTCAGCGACCCGGGGCTGCAACGCGCCGGCCTGCTCGATGCACCGCTGCAGGCGCTGCGCGATGCCGGGGTCGACGTCACGCTGTACAGCGACGTACAGGCCGATCCGCCGCAAGACTCGGTGCTCGACGCGGTGGCGGCTGGGCGCAACTGCCAGGCCCAGGCGGTGATCGGCCTGGGTGGCGGCAGCTCGCTGGACACCGCCAAACTGGTGGCGCTGCTCTGCGGCCATGAGCAGGTACTCAGCGATATCTACGGCATCAACCTGGCCAAGGGGCCGCGCCTGCCGCTGATCCAGGTGCCGACCACCGCTGGCACCGGTTCCGAAGTCACGGCCGTGGCCATCGTCACCACCCCCAGCCACGAGAAGAAGGGGGTCGTCAGCCCCTTGCTGTACCCGGATATCGCCTTGCTCGATGCCCGTCTGACTGTCGGCCTGCCGCCGGCGGTCAGTGCGATGACCGGGGTGGATGCGATGGTCCATGCAATCGAGGCCTACACCAGCCAGCACAAGAAAAACGTGCTGTCCGACGGCCTCGCAGTGCAGGCCCTGCGCCTGTTGGGGGGCAACCTCGATCGGGTGCTGGCGCAGCCGGATGACCTCGAGGCGCGTTCCGCCATGCTCCTTGGTTCGATGCTCGCCGGCATGGCGTTCGCCAACGCGCCGGTGGCGGCGGTGCATGCGCTGGCCTATCCGTTGGGCGGGCATTTCCATGTGCCCCATGGTCTGAGCAATGCGCTGGTGCTGGTGCCGGTGCTGAACTTCAACCGCAGCGCGGCGCAGGCGCTGTACGCCGAACTGGCGGCAAGCGTGCTGCCTGGCCAGCGTTTCGACGATCCGGCGCAAGCCTGCGAGGCCTTTATCGGCTTCATGACCGCACTGGTGCAGCGCATGCCGTTTGCCCAGCGCCTGGCCGAGGTCGGGGTCAGCGAGGCCGACCTCGATCGCCTGAGCGACGACGCGATGAAAGTCGAACGTCTGCTGATCAACAACCCGCGCCCGGTCAGCCGGGAAGACGCCCGGGCCATTTACGCTTCGGTGCTGTGA
- a CDS encoding iron-containing alcohol dehydrogenase, with the protein MNHEFRSVPRIVCAAGALQGIGQVFAGLAVRRVLLVCDPGIVKLGFAAQASAALEAAGCSVAVFDQVVADPPAAVVEQAVSQGRAFAADGVLGLGGGSSLDAAKLVALLINSEQTLPELYGSDKAHGQRLPLVLVPTTAGTGSEVTWVSVITDAEQRKQAVYSAQLMPDVAVLDPLLTLGLPAGVTAATGLDAMVHAIEAYTSRTRKNSIADGLATTALRLLGGNLRKVLADGSDVAARSAMLQGSLMAGMAFVNASVAAIHGLAYPLGARFHIPHGHANALVMAPMIRFNLPAAQRQYAELAAHLLPEARFADEASAAQAFVEAIEALVRDSGLETRLSRLGIDEDSIALMAKDVVTGLQRLIASNPRDMDEAQVQAIYRGIY; encoded by the coding sequence ATGAATCATGAGTTCAGAAGCGTGCCGCGGATCGTCTGCGCGGCGGGTGCTTTGCAAGGGATTGGCCAGGTGTTCGCCGGGCTGGCGGTGCGGCGGGTGCTGTTGGTGTGCGACCCGGGCATCGTCAAGCTCGGCTTCGCCGCCCAGGCCAGTGCGGCGCTGGAAGCGGCCGGTTGCAGCGTGGCAGTGTTCGATCAGGTCGTTGCCGACCCGCCGGCAGCGGTGGTCGAACAGGCGGTCAGCCAGGGCAGGGCATTTGCCGCCGATGGCGTGCTTGGCCTGGGTGGCGGCAGCTCGCTGGATGCGGCCAAGCTGGTGGCGTTGCTGATCAACAGCGAGCAAACGCTGCCGGAGCTGTACGGCAGCGACAAGGCTCACGGCCAGCGCCTGCCACTGGTACTGGTGCCGACCACGGCGGGCACCGGTTCGGAGGTGACCTGGGTTTCGGTGATCACCGACGCAGAGCAGCGCAAGCAGGCGGTGTATTCGGCGCAACTGATGCCCGATGTGGCGGTCCTCGATCCACTGCTGACCCTCGGCCTGCCCGCTGGCGTCACCGCCGCCACCGGCCTCGACGCCATGGTCCACGCGATCGAGGCCTACACCAGCCGCACCCGCAAGAACTCGATCGCCGATGGCCTCGCCACCACCGCCCTGCGCCTGCTTGGCGGCAACCTGCGCAAAGTGCTGGCCGACGGCAGCGACGTCGCCGCGCGTTCGGCCATGCTCCAGGGCTCGCTGATGGCCGGCATGGCCTTCGTCAACGCCTCGGTGGCGGCGATTCACGGCCTGGCCTATCCACTGGGCGCCCGCTTTCACATCCCTCACGGCCACGCCAACGCACTGGTGATGGCGCCGATGATTCGCTTCAACCTGCCAGCGGCGCAACGGCAGTACGCCGAACTGGCCGCGCACCTGCTGCCCGAAGCCCGCTTCGCCGACGAAGCCAGCGCCGCCCAGGCCTTTGTCGAGGCCATCGAGGCGTTGGTACGCGACAGCGGACTGGAAACCCGGTTGTCGCGGTTGGGTATCGATGAGGACTCGATTGCGCTGATGGCGAAGGATGTGGTGACGGGGTTGCAGCGCCTGATCGCCAGTAATCCGAGGGACATGGACGAGGCGCAGGTGCAGGCGATTTATCGCGGGATTTACTGA
- a CDS encoding RES family NAD+ phosphorylase: MILWRISGYADLSGRGGVLASGRWHTAGRPVVYLAGTPPGAMLEILVHMEIDQEDLPETFQLLTVELPDDVSMAPAPTLKADWDADQRHSRALGDSFLVEGPALLLPVPSAIMPYSLNYLYNPLHPDAAKVTLRSEPFRFDNRLFKKT, translated from the coding sequence TTGATCCTCTGGCGTATCAGTGGGTACGCCGACCTGTCCGGGCGTGGCGGCGTCCTCGCCAGCGGGCGATGGCACACGGCCGGGCGGCCGGTGGTTTATCTGGCGGGCACCCCGCCCGGGGCGATGCTGGAGATTCTGGTGCACATGGAGATTGATCAGGAGGACCTGCCTGAGACATTTCAGTTGCTGACGGTTGAGCTGCCCGACGATGTCAGCATGGCCCCGGCGCCCACATTGAAGGCCGACTGGGACGCCGATCAGCGGCACAGCCGGGCACTGGGTGATTCGTTTCTGGTGGAGGGTCCTGCCCTGCTGCTGCCAGTGCCGAGCGCGATCATGCCCTACTCGCTCAACTACCTGTACAACCCATTGCACCCGGACGCGGCCAAGGTCACGCTGCGCTCGGAACCGTTCAGGTTCGATAATCGACTGTTCAAGAAAACCTGA
- a CDS encoding antitoxin Xre/MbcA/ParS toxin-binding domain-containing protein — MLAEIMREPAYGAYRARLQDLLQIPDDASDLEIHILIQGGFAANTVMKLVELGEVTPFERDLIIPLKTLKTRIAKDQRLTVDESDRLYRTAHITAMADAVFGNNEKAKRWLSKPKERFQGIAPMAMLSTVQGTRQVEEMLIQLAEGFAF; from the coding sequence ATGCTCGCCGAAATCATGCGTGAACCCGCCTACGGTGCCTACCGCGCACGGTTACAGGACCTGTTGCAGATCCCTGACGATGCCTCCGATCTGGAGATTCACATCCTTATCCAGGGCGGCTTTGCAGCCAACACCGTGATGAAGCTGGTTGAATTGGGTGAGGTGACCCCGTTTGAGCGCGATCTGATCATCCCGCTGAAAACCCTGAAGACGCGGATTGCCAAAGACCAGCGACTCACGGTCGACGAGAGCGATCGTTTGTATCGCACCGCCCACATTACCGCCATGGCAGACGCTGTGTTTGGCAACAACGAAAAGGCCAAGCGCTGGCTCTCGAAACCCAAGGAACGGTTCCAGGGCATTGCCCCCATGGCCATGTTGTCGACGGTCCAGGGCACGCGGCAGGTGGAAGAAATGCTGATTCAACTGGCAGAGGGATTTGCCTTTTGA
- the gfa gene encoding S-(hydroxymethyl)glutathione synthase has protein sequence MSTFPLHPTLDNEIQPAAANFSGGTLQCLCATDKVEVRIDAQTLHNHACGCSKCWKPQNATFAVIAVVPRDKVSVIAHGEKLAIVDPAATIQRHACTRCHAHLFGRIENKDHAFYGLDFVHTELSPQSGWAAPGFAAFVSSIIETGTPPAQMAAIRKRLRSLGLEPYDCLSPDLMDALATHVAKQKGLLPGA, from the coding sequence ATGAGCACCTTTCCCCTCCACCCAACCCTGGACAACGAAATCCAGCCCGCCGCCGCGAACTTCAGCGGTGGCACCCTGCAATGCCTGTGTGCAACCGACAAGGTCGAGGTCCGAATCGATGCGCAAACCCTGCATAACCACGCCTGCGGTTGCAGCAAATGCTGGAAGCCGCAGAACGCGACGTTCGCGGTCATCGCCGTGGTGCCGCGAGATAAGGTCAGCGTGATTGCCCACGGCGAAAAACTGGCGATTGTCGATCCAGCTGCAACCATTCAGCGCCACGCCTGCACGCGGTGTCACGCCCATCTTTTCGGACGCATCGAGAACAAGGACCACGCGTTTTATGGCTTGGACTTCGTTCACACCGAGCTGTCGCCGCAAAGCGGATGGGCGGCGCCGGGGTTCGCGGCGTTCGTCTCCTCGATCATCGAGACCGGCACCCCGCCCGCGCAGATGGCGGCCATCCGCAAGCGCCTGCGCTCGCTTGGCCTGGAACCTTATGACTGCCTGTCGCCGGATTTAATGGACGCGCTGGCGACCCATGTCGCCAAACAGAAAGGTCTGCTTCCCGGCGCCTGA
- a CDS encoding ABC transporter substrate-binding protein — protein sequence MFKTIMTSFTLATLCTYAQAEALTVISVGGLNKDAQQQAFYTPFEKASGIAVRAGEYNGEMGKIKAMVDTGSVSWDVVEVDHEQVQRGCEEGLFERLPEIAGVTSANFVEGALNECGVGIFIWSTAFVYNPKLFTSAPTQWADFWNLDAFPGKRALRKSAKLTLEIALMADGVPTDQVYRELRQPEGVDRAFRKLDQIKSQIQWWEAGAQPMQWLAAGDVGMSSVYTARAVSAQRDGYDFPLVWKGNLSDMDSWAIVRGSPNVPAALKFIAFASLPSQQKLFAEQMHNGPAQKHTMELIAPEAQRNFPTAETNMAQALKVDSQFWIDYGDELEERFNAWAAH from the coding sequence ATGTTTAAAACCATCATGACCAGTTTCACCCTGGCAACACTCTGCACCTACGCGCAGGCCGAAGCATTGACCGTCATCTCGGTCGGCGGGCTGAACAAGGACGCTCAACAACAAGCGTTCTACACCCCCTTCGAGAAAGCCTCCGGCATCGCCGTACGAGCCGGTGAATACAATGGCGAGATGGGCAAGATTAAAGCAATGGTCGACACCGGCAGCGTCAGCTGGGATGTGGTTGAAGTTGATCATGAACAGGTACAGCGCGGCTGTGAGGAAGGTCTGTTCGAACGATTGCCGGAAATCGCCGGTGTCACGTCGGCGAATTTTGTCGAAGGGGCATTGAACGAGTGCGGGGTGGGTATCTTTATCTGGTCAACCGCTTTTGTCTACAACCCCAAACTGTTCACCAGTGCTCCGACGCAATGGGCTGACTTTTGGAATCTGGACGCGTTTCCAGGAAAACGTGCCCTGCGAAAAAGTGCAAAGCTCACCCTGGAAATTGCACTGATGGCCGATGGTGTACCCACTGATCAGGTTTACCGCGAGCTGCGGCAGCCTGAAGGCGTTGATCGTGCGTTTCGCAAACTGGATCAGATCAAATCGCAGATCCAGTGGTGGGAAGCCGGGGCTCAGCCCATGCAATGGCTGGCAGCGGGAGATGTCGGCATGAGCTCGGTGTACACGGCCCGTGCGGTCAGCGCCCAGCGGGACGGCTATGATTTTCCGTTGGTATGGAAAGGCAACCTGTCTGACATGGACAGCTGGGCCATTGTGAGGGGCAGTCCGAACGTGCCGGCCGCTTTGAAGTTCATTGCCTTCGCCAGTCTGCCAAGCCAACAGAAACTGTTTGCAGAGCAGATGCATAACGGTCCGGCCCAAAAACACACGATGGAGCTGATCGCCCCCGAAGCGCAACGTAACTTCCCAACCGCTGAGACCAATATGGCGCAAGCCCTGAAAGTTGATAGCCAGTTCTGGATCGACTACGGCGACGAGCTAGAGGAGCGCTTCAATGCTTGGGCGGCACATTGA
- a CDS encoding LysR substrate-binding domain-containing protein — protein MKRFTDYRLPSIDALLAFDTAARLKSFELTAQALSLTGSALRKRIASLEQLLGLKLFDRQHGTLMLTAQGQVYLEQIRPVLVQLVSITAHQRPAQRKQRLTISCPPTFARQILIPRLQEHSHAFPDIDLQIELSAPLARAESCASDLHICGGATDVEVSQRLLDERLQPMAAPALLARYGELKSLRNFPSLPLLRSPMEPWQPWFAQASLNLQEPDEGPALLDLGMMLEAAVQAQGVVLARPSLALAWLADGRLVPVGEVRSVPTYHYRLLVNEASSATQAFSHWLIEVCSDTVQTAERHLSRVSQGK, from the coding sequence ATGAAACGTTTTACCGACTATCGTTTACCTTCGATTGATGCGCTGTTGGCATTCGATACTGCGGCGCGGTTGAAGAGTTTCGAACTCACTGCCCAAGCGCTGTCTCTGACGGGCAGTGCCTTACGCAAACGTATCGCCAGCCTTGAACAACTGCTTGGATTGAAGCTGTTCGATCGACAACATGGCACGTTGATGCTCACCGCGCAGGGGCAGGTGTACCTGGAGCAAATCAGGCCGGTGCTGGTGCAATTGGTGTCTATCACCGCACACCAGCGTCCCGCGCAGAGAAAACAACGGTTGACGATCAGTTGCCCACCCACCTTTGCCCGGCAGATTCTGATACCGCGCCTCCAGGAGCACAGCCATGCCTTCCCCGACATCGACCTGCAGATCGAGTTGAGCGCGCCACTGGCCAGGGCCGAAAGTTGCGCCAGCGATTTGCACATCTGTGGAGGCGCCACTGATGTGGAAGTCTCCCAGCGCCTGTTGGATGAGCGTCTGCAGCCCATGGCTGCGCCGGCGTTGCTCGCTCGCTACGGTGAACTGAAATCGCTGCGCAATTTTCCCAGCCTGCCATTGCTGCGCTCTCCCATGGAGCCTTGGCAGCCATGGTTTGCCCAGGCCAGCCTCAACCTGCAAGAGCCGGATGAGGGGCCGGCGCTGCTCGATCTGGGCATGATGCTTGAAGCCGCCGTCCAGGCTCAGGGTGTGGTACTGGCGCGGCCTTCGCTTGCGCTGGCGTGGTTGGCCGATGGGCGCCTGGTCCCGGTGGGGGAGGTGCGCAGCGTGCCGACCTACCACTACCGTTTACTGGTCAACGAGGCATCATCGGCAACCCAGGCATTCAGTCATTGGCTGATTGAAGTCTGCAGCGATACGGTGCAAACGGCGGAGCGTCACCTGAGTCGTGTGTCACAGGGAAAATAA
- a CDS encoding alpha-hydroxy acid oxidase — protein MPTITCIEDLRLMAERRVPRMFYDYVDGGSWTESTYRANQAEFADIKLRQRVARNIENRSLKINSLGIDMAMPLAIAPTGLAGMVHADGEILAARAATAAGIRYTLSTVSICSIEDIADAIASPFWFQLYVMRDREFIGRLIDRAKAAGCDALVLTLDLQLSGQRHKDLKNGLSTPPRLTPANVLNLLSKPRWLKGMMCTRRHYFGNIMGHVKGVDDLRQLANWTYDQFDPRLNWDDIQWIKERWGGTLILKGILDVEDACMALASGADAIVVSNHGGRQLDGAASSISMLPAIAEAIGNRMEVWFDSGIRSGQDVIKALALGAKGAMLGRAHLYGLGAMGQAGVAKALEIIATEMDLTLALCGHTNVQDIDRSILLPGTYSQADWTCSELRREKTLA, from the coding sequence ATGCCTACCATCACCTGCATCGAAGACCTGCGTCTAATGGCTGAACGACGTGTGCCACGCATGTTCTACGACTATGTTGACGGCGGCTCATGGACTGAGAGTACCTACCGTGCCAACCAGGCCGAATTCGCCGACATCAAACTGCGCCAGCGTGTCGCTCGAAACATCGAAAACCGCTCGCTGAAAATCAATAGCCTGGGAATCGACATGGCGATGCCATTGGCTATCGCGCCTACCGGGCTGGCCGGGATGGTCCATGCAGACGGAGAAATCCTGGCGGCGCGCGCGGCCACTGCCGCCGGCATTCGCTATACGTTGTCGACGGTCAGCATTTGCTCGATCGAAGACATAGCCGATGCGATCGCGTCACCCTTCTGGTTTCAACTGTACGTCATGCGTGACCGTGAGTTCATTGGCCGCTTGATCGACCGGGCCAAGGCGGCCGGGTGCGATGCGCTGGTGCTGACGCTGGATCTGCAGTTGAGCGGCCAGCGCCACAAGGATCTGAAAAATGGCCTCTCGACACCACCCCGCCTGACCCCTGCCAATGTGCTGAACCTGCTGAGCAAGCCACGCTGGCTCAAAGGCATGATGTGCACTCGTCGCCACTACTTTGGCAACATCATGGGGCATGTCAAAGGCGTCGATGACCTTCGGCAACTTGCAAACTGGACCTACGATCAATTCGATCCGCGTCTGAATTGGGACGATATCCAGTGGATCAAGGAGCGCTGGGGAGGAACCTTGATCCTCAAAGGTATTCTCGACGTCGAGGACGCATGTATGGCATTGGCCAGTGGCGCCGATGCGATCGTCGTCAGCAATCATGGCGGTCGCCAACTCGATGGTGCCGCCTCAAGCATCAGTATGTTGCCCGCCATCGCCGAAGCGATCGGAAACCGTATGGAAGTCTGGTTCGACAGTGGCATACGCAGTGGCCAGGATGTGATCAAGGCCCTGGCACTCGGTGCGAAAGGGGCCATGCTCGGCCGAGCGCACCTGTACGGCTTGGGTGCCATGGGCCAAGCGGGAGTAGCCAAAGCCCTGGAAATCATCGCCACGGAAATGGACCTGACGTTGGCGCTATGTGGGCATACCAATGTGCAAGACATTGATCGCAGTATCCTGCTGCCCGGTACCTATTCTCAGGCCGATTGGACATGCTCGGAACTGCGGCGCGAAAAGACGCTCGCCTGA